A genomic stretch from Microbacterium proteolyticum includes:
- a CDS encoding DUF3418 domain-containing protein: protein MSAEPVIVYPPELPVSAARDEIARAIRDHQVVIVAGATGSGKTTQLPKICLELGRTSIAHTQPRRIAARTIAERIADEMQVPLGSTVGYKVRFTDKVSADTRVALVTDGILLNEIHRDRLLRRYDTIIVDEAHERSLNIDFLLGYLRRILPKRPDLKVIVTSATIDPESFARHFAAAPAQPGGEPVPAPVIEVSGRTYPVEIRYRPLDGADDAGGTPENPDADSPEPASSRGRAAGAPQKVRSSARSAVKTGRDDDDADEVGAVVAALRELDREPAGDVLVFFPGEAEIRDAADAIRGAYQKDAAPTEVLPLYGRLSAAEQHRVFERSTVAGVRRRVILATNVAETSLTVPGIRYVVDTGTARISRYSNRSKIQRLPIEAVSQASAQQRSGRAGRTSPGVAIRLYSEDDFSRRPEYTEPEILRTSLASVILQMLSLGFGDIQAFPFLTPPDSRGVKAAFDLLVELGAVKLPAPGARPRDDRPDRDPSRGRGGRDGRGGRDDDRGPRLTEIGREIARLPIDPRFARMLIEARRTGVQSEVLAIVSGMSIQDVRERPEDRREEADRFHARFTDPTSDFLSLLNLWDYLQEKQAELGSSAFRRLCRSEHLNYVRVREWVDVHRQLRSLGAERGEGDGRGAGVARGDGGAARGGSGRGGQGGRGGDGGRGGGARNHVPLSAAPDPSTPHTSGHGSHTSGHGSHTSGHGSKAAGQTVAPEGHAQGDAIHRAILSGLLSHIGILDPRTIAQAKDRKAPGDARPTKGEYIGARGARFAIFPGSGLRKKRPSAVMAAELVETSRLFARTVAAVDPAWAEELAPDLVKRSLSEPHWSKDAGSAAAYEKVTLFGVELVARRRVQLARFDRPLAREMFVRHALVEGEWDPSVLDKRLTAFLRRNVEQRRLLEKIEERERRRDILVGDEAVFAFYNARIPADVTDVRSFETWWKDAVTRTPHLLDLRESDLTGDRAQGDDRAFPARWRQGDQTLNLAYRFEPGAPDDGVTVVVPLPLLAQLRPDGFDWQVPGMRDELVTALLRALPKTIRRNVVPAADWAEKFSAELAEKGPEHANGLPRTTLVDALAALVQRVANQRVSAADFELDRVPAHLLPSFRAVDARGRAIGSDRDLGALQRRLADRARSSVEATVARPAARTAAQVAEASPAFASRTKLTTWDLDELTEVVDTPVAGGVVRGYPALVDEGDSVALRVEATPEDAARHTRAGIRRLMLLAVPSPATYVLDHLTANEKLALAASPYQNAKALIEDARVALADDVLLREAPAGVVRTRAEFERVRDAFSAASVERTFQTVSLAAKILLAQREVERAMKDAASITLLGALNDVRGQVKGLLFPGFLSRTGLQRLQHYPRYLAGALERVKTLSDNPGRDRQRMTEYERAAAGFVDAGGSVPLPADAPGNLVQTRWLLEELRVSLFAQRLGTAEPVSPQRIAKALKGA, encoded by the coding sequence GTGTCTGCCGAACCCGTCATCGTCTACCCGCCCGAGCTGCCCGTCAGCGCCGCGCGGGACGAGATCGCGCGCGCCATCCGCGACCACCAGGTCGTGATCGTCGCCGGCGCGACCGGGTCGGGCAAGACGACGCAGCTGCCGAAGATCTGCCTCGAGCTCGGCCGCACCTCGATTGCCCACACGCAGCCGCGCCGCATCGCCGCACGCACGATCGCCGAGCGCATCGCCGACGAGATGCAGGTCCCGCTCGGGTCGACCGTCGGCTACAAGGTGCGCTTCACCGACAAGGTCTCCGCCGACACGCGCGTGGCGCTGGTGACCGACGGCATCCTGCTCAACGAGATCCACCGCGACCGGCTGCTGCGCCGCTACGACACGATCATCGTCGACGAGGCGCACGAGCGCTCGCTCAACATCGACTTCCTGCTCGGCTACCTCCGCCGCATCCTGCCGAAGCGGCCCGACCTCAAGGTCATCGTCACCTCGGCCACGATCGACCCCGAGAGCTTCGCGCGCCACTTCGCCGCGGCCCCCGCCCAGCCCGGCGGCGAGCCCGTGCCGGCGCCCGTGATCGAGGTGTCGGGGCGCACCTACCCGGTCGAGATCCGGTACCGGCCGCTCGACGGCGCGGACGACGCGGGCGGAACTCCAGAGAATCCGGATGCCGACAGTCCCGAGCCCGCGTCATCCCGCGGCCGTGCCGCTGGGGCGCCGCAGAAGGTCAGGAGTTCGGCACGGTCCGCCGTCAAGACCGGACGCGACGACGACGACGCCGACGAGGTCGGGGCCGTCGTCGCGGCCCTGCGCGAGCTCGACCGCGAGCCGGCGGGCGACGTGCTCGTGTTCTTCCCCGGCGAGGCGGAGATCCGGGATGCGGCGGATGCCATCCGCGGGGCGTATCAGAAGGACGCCGCTCCCACCGAGGTGCTGCCGCTGTACGGCCGCCTGTCCGCCGCGGAGCAGCACCGGGTGTTCGAGCGCTCCACCGTCGCGGGCGTTCGTCGCCGCGTCATCCTCGCCACCAACGTCGCCGAGACGAGTCTCACCGTCCCCGGCATCCGGTACGTCGTCGACACCGGCACCGCGCGCATCTCGCGCTACAGCAACCGGTCGAAGATCCAGCGTCTGCCGATCGAGGCCGTCTCGCAGGCCTCGGCACAGCAGCGGTCGGGCCGCGCGGGCCGCACGTCGCCGGGCGTCGCGATCCGGCTTTACTCCGAAGACGACTTCAGCCGTCGCCCGGAGTACACCGAGCCCGAGATTCTGCGCACGTCGCTGGCATCCGTCATCCTGCAGATGCTGTCGCTCGGGTTCGGCGACATCCAGGCGTTCCCCTTCCTCACTCCCCCGGACTCGCGGGGCGTCAAGGCCGCGTTCGACCTTCTCGTCGAGCTCGGCGCGGTGAAGCTGCCCGCCCCGGGTGCGCGCCCCCGCGACGACCGGCCCGACCGCGACCCGTCCCGCGGGCGCGGCGGACGAGACGGGCGCGGCGGACGCGACGACGACCGCGGCCCCCGCCTCACCGAGATCGGCCGCGAGATCGCGCGCCTGCCGATCGACCCGCGCTTCGCCCGCATGCTCATCGAAGCGAGGCGCACCGGCGTGCAGTCCGAGGTGCTCGCGATCGTGTCGGGCATGTCGATTCAAGACGTGCGCGAACGCCCGGAGGACCGCCGCGAGGAGGCAGACCGCTTCCACGCGCGCTTCACCGACCCGACCAGCGACTTCCTGTCGCTGCTGAACCTCTGGGACTACCTGCAGGAGAAGCAGGCCGAACTCGGCTCGAGCGCGTTCCGACGCCTGTGCCGCAGCGAACACCTCAACTACGTGCGCGTGCGCGAGTGGGTCGACGTGCACCGGCAGCTACGGTCGCTCGGGGCGGAGCGGGGCGAGGGCGACGGGCGCGGGGCCGGCGTGGCGCGCGGCGACGGCGGCGCCGCCCGCGGTGGAAGCGGGCGTGGCGGTCAAGGCGGGCGTGGCGGTGACGGCGGGCGTGGCGGCGGCGCGCGGAACCATGTCCCACTTTCGGCTGCCCCGGACCCCTCCACGCCGCACACATCGGGACACGGGTCGCACACATCGGGACACGGGTCGCACACATCGGGACACGGTTCGAAAGCCGCCGGGCAGACCGTCGCCCCTGAGGGACACGCGCAGGGCGACGCCATCCACCGCGCGATCCTCTCCGGATTGCTGTCGCACATCGGCATCCTGGATCCCCGCACGATCGCCCAGGCCAAAGACCGCAAGGCCCCGGGCGATGCCCGCCCCACCAAGGGCGAGTACATCGGCGCGCGCGGCGCGCGGTTCGCGATCTTCCCGGGCTCGGGGCTGAGGAAGAAGCGTCCCTCCGCCGTCATGGCGGCCGAGCTCGTCGAGACCTCGCGCCTGTTCGCCCGCACGGTCGCGGCCGTCGATCCGGCGTGGGCGGAAGAGCTCGCCCCCGATCTCGTGAAGCGCTCGCTGAGCGAGCCGCACTGGTCGAAGGATGCCGGCTCCGCCGCCGCCTACGAGAAGGTCACTCTCTTCGGGGTCGAGCTCGTCGCCCGCCGCCGCGTGCAGCTCGCGCGTTTCGACCGGCCGCTCGCCCGCGAGATGTTCGTGCGCCACGCGCTGGTCGAAGGCGAGTGGGACCCGTCGGTGCTCGACAAGCGCCTCACCGCATTCCTGCGCCGCAACGTCGAGCAGCGCCGCCTGCTCGAGAAGATCGAGGAGCGCGAGCGCCGCCGCGACATCCTCGTCGGCGACGAGGCGGTGTTCGCGTTCTACAACGCGCGCATCCCCGCCGATGTCACCGACGTGCGCTCGTTCGAGACCTGGTGGAAGGATGCCGTCACCCGCACGCCGCACCTGCTCGACCTGCGGGAGTCCGACCTCACCGGCGACCGGGCGCAGGGCGACGACCGCGCGTTCCCCGCGCGCTGGCGCCAGGGCGATCAGACCCTCAACCTCGCGTACCGCTTCGAACCGGGCGCACCCGATGACGGTGTCACGGTCGTGGTGCCGCTGCCGCTGCTCGCGCAGCTGCGGCCCGACGGCTTCGACTGGCAGGTGCCCGGCATGCGCGACGAACTCGTCACGGCGCTCCTGCGGGCGCTGCCCAAGACCATCCGCCGCAACGTCGTTCCCGCCGCGGATTGGGCCGAGAAATTCAGCGCCGAGCTCGCCGAGAAGGGCCCCGAGCACGCGAACGGCCTGCCGCGAACGACGCTCGTCGACGCCCTCGCCGCGCTCGTGCAGCGCGTCGCGAACCAGCGCGTCAGCGCCGCCGACTTCGAACTCGACCGGGTTCCCGCGCACCTGCTGCCGTCGTTCCGCGCCGTCGACGCGCGCGGCCGCGCCATCGGCAGCGACCGTGACCTCGGTGCCCTGCAGCGACGTCTCGCCGACCGGGCCCGCTCGAGTGTGGAAGCGACGGTCGCACGCCCCGCGGCCCGAACCGCCGCCCAGGTCGCCGAGGCCTCCCCCGCCTTCGCCTCGCGCACGAAGCTCACCACCTGGGACCTCGACGAGCTCACCGAGGTCGTCGACACCCCCGTCGCCGGCGGTGTCGTGCGCGGCTACCCGGCGCTCGTCGACGAGGGCGACAGCGTCGCGCTGCGCGTCGAGGCGACGCCCGAGGATGCCGCGCGGCACACCCGCGCCGGCATCCGGCGCCTGATGCTGCTCGCCGTCCCCTCCCCCGCCACGTACGTGCTCGACCACCTCACCGCGAACGAGAAGCTCGCGCTCGCGGCATCCCCGTACCAGAACGCGAAGGCCCTCATCGAGGACGCGCGCGTGGCTCTGGCCGACGACGTCCTCCTGCGCGAGGCGCCGGCGGGGGTCGTCCGCACGAGAGCCGAATTCGAGCGTGTGCGCGATGCGTTCTCGGCCGCGTCTGTCGAGCGCACGTTCCAGACGGTGTCGCTGGCGGCGAAAATCCTGCTCGCGCAGCGCGAGGTGGAGCGGGCGATGAAGGATGCCGCATCCATCACGCTGCTGGGAGCCCTCAACGACGTGCGCGGCCAGGTGAAGGGGCTTCTCTTCCCCGGCTTCCTTTCGCGCACCGGCCTGCAGCGCCTGCAGCACTATCCCCGCTACCTCGCGGGCGCGTTGGAGCGGGTGAAGACGCTGTCCGACAACCCCGGGCGCGACCGCCAGCGCATGACCGAATACGAGCGCGCCGCCGCCGGATTCGTGGATGCCGGGGGCTCGGTGCCCCTCCCCGCGGATGCGCCGGGGAATCTCGTGCAGACGCGGTGGCTGCTCGAGGAGCTGCGCGTGAGCCTGTTCGCCCAGCGCCTCGGCACCGCCGAACCGGTCTCCCCCCAGCGCATCGCAAAGGCCCTGAAGGGCGCGTGA
- a CDS encoding RNA polymerase sigma factor: MSTDNELIVRSHVDPAVFATLYDRHASAVYRYLAQRLGDHAADDVMSETFLVAFERRGAYDPQVLDARPWLLGIATRLMRKHARLEAVAWKGMAAHMAAQVAPDLIERAGARMDAERLTRRLTSALRKLSDADRDTLLLYAWGHLDYAAIAAATDVPIGTVRSRLNRARRVLRRAADTDTLEQETDHGRTDVAPQHA; encoded by the coding sequence GTGAGCACAGACAACGAATTGATCGTCCGGTCGCATGTCGACCCGGCCGTCTTCGCGACGCTGTACGACCGCCACGCCTCGGCGGTGTATCGCTATCTCGCGCAGCGGCTGGGTGATCACGCGGCCGACGACGTCATGAGCGAGACGTTCCTCGTCGCGTTCGAGCGGCGCGGCGCCTACGACCCGCAGGTGCTCGACGCCCGACCGTGGCTGTTGGGCATCGCCACGCGTCTCATGCGCAAGCACGCCCGGCTCGAAGCCGTGGCGTGGAAAGGCATGGCCGCCCACATGGCGGCACAGGTGGCGCCCGACCTCATCGAGAGAGCGGGCGCCCGGATGGATGCCGAGCGCCTGACCCGGCGGCTGACGTCGGCCCTGCGGAAGCTGTCGGACGCCGACCGCGACACCCTGCTGCTGTACGCGTGGGGGCATCTCGACTATGCGGCGATCGCCGCGGCGACCGACGTGCCGATCGGCACCGTGCGCTCACGACTCAATCGCGCGCGGCGGGTCCTCCGTCGCGCCGCCGACACCGACACCCTCGAACAGGAGACGGATCATGGACGAACTGACGTTGCTCCGCAGCACGCGTGA
- a CDS encoding glycoside hydrolase family 3 N-terminal domain-containing protein, with product MPSLARATTLLLLAALTLTGCTPSPAVSPSASASPSVSPTPTPTPTPTPTPDPLAGMSLEDKVGQMFMVGTSVEGVDPTTLAAVADDHVGGVFLHGRSDAGAEATAGLVGQFTGAVAPGRPELWVATDQEGGTVQVLSGPGFDAIPSAVEQGQRADGDLRASAAAWGRQLAQAGVNMNLAPVADVVTSPDTAQSNPPIGQLAREYGYDGATVAAKAGAFAAGMRDGGVLPTLKHFPGLGHVDDNTDYSMSVTDDVVTPDGADVGVYSAVLPQGPAIVMLSTAIYTLIDPRSPAAFSPAVVSVLRDTVGFDGVVTCDDLSAADQVEGFSPGDRATRAVEAGIDLLLVSADPSVYPEMRDAVRSRAQADPAFAEKVDAAVTRILAQKASMP from the coding sequence GTGCCCTCCCTCGCCCGCGCCACGACTCTGCTGCTGCTCGCCGCCCTGACCCTCACGGGGTGCACACCGTCGCCGGCCGTGAGCCCCTCGGCATCCGCCTCCCCGTCGGTGTCGCCGACCCCGACGCCGACCCCCACGCCGACGCCGACGCCTGATCCGCTGGCGGGTATGAGCCTCGAGGACAAGGTCGGGCAGATGTTCATGGTCGGCACCTCGGTCGAAGGCGTCGACCCCACGACTCTGGCGGCCGTCGCCGACGATCATGTCGGGGGCGTCTTCCTGCACGGCAGATCGGATGCCGGAGCCGAGGCGACCGCCGGGCTCGTCGGCCAGTTCACCGGCGCTGTCGCCCCGGGCCGACCGGAGCTGTGGGTGGCGACCGACCAGGAGGGTGGCACCGTGCAGGTACTGTCGGGGCCGGGGTTCGACGCCATCCCGTCGGCTGTGGAGCAGGGGCAGCGGGCCGACGGCGACCTGCGCGCGAGCGCCGCCGCGTGGGGACGGCAGCTGGCGCAGGCCGGCGTGAACATGAACCTCGCGCCCGTGGCCGACGTCGTGACGAGCCCCGACACCGCGCAGAGCAACCCGCCCATCGGTCAGCTCGCCCGCGAGTACGGCTACGACGGTGCGACCGTGGCCGCGAAAGCCGGTGCCTTCGCTGCGGGGATGCGCGACGGCGGGGTGCTGCCGACGTTGAAGCACTTCCCGGGCCTCGGGCACGTGGACGACAACACCGATTACTCGATGAGCGTGACCGACGATGTCGTCACGCCCGACGGCGCGGACGTGGGTGTGTACTCCGCCGTGCTCCCGCAGGGCCCGGCGATCGTGATGCTGTCCACGGCCATCTACACCCTGATCGACCCCCGCAGCCCCGCGGCGTTCTCCCCGGCCGTGGTGAGCGTGCTGCGCGACACGGTCGGCTTCGACGGGGTGGTCACGTGCGACGACCTCTCCGCCGCCGACCAGGTCGAGGGCTTCTCCCCCGGCGACCGCGCGACGCGGGCCGTCGAGGCGGGCATCGACCTGCTGCTCGTCTCGGCCGACCCGTCGGTCTATCCCGAGATGCGGGATGCCGTGCGCTCGCGCGCCCAGGCAGACCCGGCGTTCGCCGAAAAGGTGGATGCCGCGGTCACCCGCATCCTCGCCCAGAAGGCGTCCATGCCCTGA